The Clostridium sporogenes genome contains a region encoding:
- a CDS encoding serine dehydratase subunit alpha family protein, whose amino-acid sequence MPRLSKEEISERLLELIKDETKPAIGCTEPVAVAFTVATGKKYMQGKILKIDLKVSKNILKNGKSVTIPNTEVCGLDIAGALGEICGDSEEGLFVFRNVNNEYLDKAKEMIKNKVVTLNPIEDTDPVFVEATLKGEKDEVVAILRGGHTNIEQVIVNGKIAFEKDNKNKKDNKDCDFIKELSLKDIRQITEDISIEKLDFIMDGIEMNKEAAMEGLKRQKGLTLGSSLLKLQEEGKIGKDSATIARILTAAGSDLRMGGGMCPIMTSGGSGNQGLCVILPINVVAEDIKAPKERLQRAVFFGHAVNNFVKKYTGKLSAICGCAIAAGIGATAGIAWLLGGKDKEIEGAILNMLANLTGMVCDGAKGSCAIKLSTSASEAVISAYLALNDIIVPNNTGIIGNTVEDTINNLGMLCKDGFYKADDVMLSIACKEVI is encoded by the coding sequence ATGCCAAGATTATCAAAAGAGGAAATAAGTGAAAGATTATTAGAGCTAATAAAAGATGAAACTAAACCAGCTATAGGATGCACTGAACCTGTGGCAGTAGCTTTTACTGTAGCAACAGGTAAAAAGTATATGCAAGGTAAGATTTTAAAAATAGACTTAAAAGTGAGTAAAAATATATTAAAAAATGGTAAATCCGTTACCATACCAAATACAGAGGTTTGTGGTTTAGATATTGCAGGGGCTCTTGGAGAAATATGTGGAGATTCAGAGGAAGGATTATTTGTTTTTAGAAATGTAAACAATGAATATTTAGATAAAGCAAAAGAAATGATAAAAAATAAAGTTGTAACTCTTAATCCAATTGAGGATACAGATCCTGTTTTTGTAGAGGCTACTTTAAAGGGAGAAAAGGATGAAGTTGTTGCCATTTTAAGAGGAGGACATACTAATATAGAGCAGGTTATTGTAAATGGTAAAATAGCCTTTGAAAAAGATAATAAAAATAAAAAAGATAATAAAGATTGTGATTTTATTAAGGAGCTTTCTTTAAAGGATATAAGACAAATTACAGAGGATATTAGTATAGAAAAATTAGACTTTATAATGGATGGAATAGAGATGAATAAAGAGGCTGCGATGGAAGGGTTAAAAAGACAAAAGGGTTTAACATTAGGATCTTCTCTTTTAAAATTACAAGAGGAAGGAAAAATAGGTAAGGATTCTGCAACCATAGCGAGGATTCTAACTGCTGCAGGCTCTGATCTTAGAATGGGTGGAGGAATGTGCCCTATAATGACCAGTGGTGGAAGTGGTAATCAAGGATTATGTGTAATTTTACCTATTAACGTAGTAGCAGAGGATATAAAAGCTCCTAAGGAAAGACTTCAAAGGGCAGTATTCTTTGGTCACGCCGTTAATAATTTTGTAAAGAAATATACAGGAAAATTATCTGCGATTTGTGGTTGTGCCATAGCAGCAGGTATAGGAGCAACAGCGGGAATTGCTTGGCTTTTAGGTGGAAAAGATAAGGAAATAGAAGGAGCTATATTAAATATGTTAGCAAACCTTACAGGAATGGTATGTGATGGAGCTAAAGGAAGCTGTGCTATTAAACTTTCAACTTCAGCCTCTGAAGCGGTTATATCAGCTTATTTAGCTTTAAATGATATAATTGTACCTAACAATACGGGAATTATAGGAAATACAGTTGAAGATACAATAAACAATCTTGGGATGCTATGTAAAGATGGATTTTATAAAGCAGATGATGTAATGCTTTCTATAGCCTGTAAAGAGGTAATATAG
- a CDS encoding sigma-54 interaction domain-containing protein, with translation MSLNSIKGSVQEVAEAIAAVLKVDVTIIDKNFNRIAATGKYKKFIGNKIPGKCLFELVIKEKKTNHIKRYLKDNEKKINPSVCESCEAKERCTEYATIGYPIIMEDEVIGVIGINIFNEKQLNIISEEFDSMITFLNRLSTLLVGNIIYYDTIKKLQIQTEETNHIIDSLSHGIMCVDNNGILKYINHKGKKLLDIKDKSLVNTDIKDTISNFNIKLLSKEYKGKRISIHGKNESFLIKSSPIIFKGERVSNIIEFNKKIDEVQAAYKLFASSKIIKFEDIMGSSNNIKNVKLIAKNIAKTDSTVLLRGESGTGKELFARAIHFESQRCDAPFIAVNCASIPDNLLESEFFGYEGGAFSGAKREGQMGKFELANGGTIFLDEIGDLPLHLQPKILRVLQEQSFTKIGGKEEICVDVRIIAATNRELEIMVKHGQFRQDLYYRLNVIPIHLPSLKDREEDIILLSEYLMDKFCERSNLKIKQLSKEVKDSFKKYFWPGNIRELENVIEYIVNTTKENIIYNEHLPKSFKISKEDEKNNKSLQDRLYEYEKNLLISMMEEYGEDGKGKERISKELEINLSTLYRKLNKYNLQK, from the coding sequence GTGTCTTTAAATAGTATAAAGGGCTCTGTTCAAGAGGTGGCGGAAGCTATAGCTGCAGTTCTTAAGGTGGATGTTACTATAATTGATAAAAATTTTAATAGAATTGCCGCCACCGGTAAGTATAAAAAATTTATAGGAAATAAAATACCAGGAAAATGTTTGTTTGAATTAGTTATAAAAGAGAAAAAAACCAATCATATAAAAAGATATTTAAAAGATAATGAAAAGAAGATAAATCCATCTGTATGTGAAAGCTGTGAGGCGAAGGAGAGATGTACAGAATATGCAACCATAGGTTACCCTATAATTATGGAGGATGAAGTAATAGGAGTAATTGGCATAAATATTTTTAATGAAAAACAACTTAATATAATATCTGAAGAATTTGATTCTATGATAACATTTTTAAATAGATTAAGTACATTACTTGTAGGAAATATTATTTATTATGATACTATAAAAAAATTACAAATTCAGACTGAGGAAACCAATCATATAATAGATAGTTTAAGCCACGGTATAATGTGTGTAGATAACAATGGAATTTTAAAATATATTAATCATAAGGGAAAAAAACTATTAGATATTAAAGACAAGTCATTAGTAAACACTGATATTAAAGATACAATATCAAACTTTAATATTAAACTTTTAAGTAAAGAATATAAGGGTAAAAGAATAAGTATCCATGGTAAAAATGAAAGTTTTTTAATTAAAAGTAGTCCCATTATATTCAAAGGTGAAAGGGTAAGTAATATTATAGAATTTAATAAAAAAATTGATGAAGTTCAAGCTGCCTACAAGCTTTTTGCTAGTAGTAAAATTATAAAATTTGAAGATATAATGGGGAGTAGTAATAATATAAAAAATGTAAAACTGATTGCTAAAAATATTGCTAAAACTGATTCAACTGTGTTATTAAGAGGAGAAAGTGGTACAGGAAAGGAACTTTTTGCAAGAGCTATACATTTTGAAAGCCAAAGGTGTGATGCACCCTTTATAGCTGTTAATTGTGCTTCTATTCCAGATAATTTATTAGAAAGTGAATTTTTTGGATATGAAGGAGGGGCTTTTTCAGGGGCAAAAAGGGAAGGTCAAATGGGGAAATTTGAACTTGCCAATGGAGGAACTATATTTTTAGATGAAATAGGGGATTTACCTTTGCATCTTCAACCTAAAATATTAAGAGTACTTCAAGAACAAAGTTTTACTAAAATTGGTGGTAAAGAAGAAATATGTGTAGATGTTAGAATAATAGCAGCTACCAATAGAGAGCTTGAAATTATGGTTAAACATGGACAATTTAGACAGGATTTATATTATAGATTAAATGTAATACCTATACATTTGCCTAGTCTTAAAGATAGAGAGGAAGATATAATATTACTTAGTGAATATCTTATGGATAAATTTTGCGAAAGATCTAATCTAAAGATTAAACAGCTTTCAAAGGAAGTAAAGGATAGTTTTAAAAAGTATTTTTGGCCTGGAAACATAAGAGAATTAGAAAATGTAATAGAATATATAGTAAATACCACAAAGGAAAATATAATATATAATGAACATTTACCAAAATCCTTTAAAATATCTAAAGAAGATGAAAAAAATAATAAAAGTTTACAGGATAGACTTTATGAGTATGAAAAAAATTTATTAATATCAATGATGGAGGAATATGGTGAAGATGGAAAAGGGAAAGAGAGAATTTCAAAAGAACTAGAGATTAATTTATCTACACTCTACAGAAAATTAAATAAATATAATTTGCAAAAGTGA
- a CDS encoding GGDEF domain-containing protein gives MNYNHMSKNELIEELNKKDKIIKRMKYIFGRDPVTSVYNRKLGLEKLHREIKLAKINKGNLIITFADVNNLKYINDNYGHDTGDYVLETLCSIIKNNIRKREFIFRYGGDEFIIVFLKSNMNDANKILFRIQNEIDELGEDLEYKMGLSYGLVEYNKNTDKTIEDLIKIADYRMYENKREIG, from the coding sequence ATGAATTATAATCATATGTCTAAAAATGAATTGATAGAGGAATTAAATAAAAAAGATAAAATAATAAAGCGGATGAAATATATTTTTGGAAGAGATCCTGTTACCTCTGTATATAATAGAAAATTAGGTTTGGAAAAACTTCATAGAGAAATTAAGCTAGCAAAAATTAATAAAGGAAATTTAATTATAACCTTTGCGGATGTAAATAATCTTAAATATATAAATGATAATTATGGTCATGATACGGGAGACTATGTATTGGAAACTCTATGTAGTATAATAAAAAACAATATAAGAAAAAGGGAGTTTATTTTTAGATATGGAGGAGATGAATTTATAATTGTATTCCTAAAATCTAATATGAATGATGCAAATAAAATATTGTTTAGAATTCAAAATGAAATAGATGAATTAGGGGAAGATTTGGAATATAAAATGGGGTTAAGTTATGGTCTAGTAGAGTATAATAAAAATACGGATAAAACCATTGAGGATCTAATAAAAATAGCAGATTATAGAATGTATGAGAATAAAAGAGAGATTGGATAA